The following DNA comes from Kitasatospora sp. NBC_01287.
CGCCGCGATGCTGGTGCACCCGCGGATCGCCATGGTCTTCGACTCCGGGCTGGACCAGGACTCCCCGTACATCGTGATGGAGCTGGTCAGAGGCCGGTCGCTCGGCTCGGTGCTGGCCGAGCAGGGGGCGCTGCCGGTCGAGCGCGCGGTCGGGATCGCGGCTGCGGTGTGCGAGGCGCTGGAGGTCGCGCACGGGGCCGGCCTGGTGCACCGGGACATCAAGCCCGCCAATGTGATGATCACCGACGACGGCGGGGTCAAGGTCGTCGACTTCGGCATCGCCCGGGCCTCGGCCGCCGGCCAGCAGTTGACCCAGACCGCCACCGTGCTCGGCACCGCCGCCTACCTCTCGCCCGAGCAGGCCACCGCGGCCGAGGTGGACGGACGGGCCGACCTCTACGCCCTGGGCTGCGTGCTCACCGAGATGCTCACCGGACAGCCGCCGTTCATCGGCGACACGCCGGTCGGGGTCGCCTTCAAGCAGGTCACCGAGGAGCCGCCGCCGGTCAGCCTGCGCCGCCCCGACGTGCCGCCGGCCCTCGACCTGGTGGTGGCCCGGTTGCTCGCCAAGCGCCCCGCCGACCGGCCGGCCGACGCGGGCGCCGCCAGGGCCGAGCTGCTCGCGGCGGTGACGGTGGCGGGCGCGGTGGACCGCACGGCCGAGCTGCTGGCCACCTCCGCCCCGGGGGCGGACGGCGACCGGACCACCGTGCTGCCGCCGATGACGGCCCCGCTGCCCGAGCCGCCGCCGCTGCGCGTGGGTGGGCACGGGGGCGGGAGTGGGGCTGGGCACGGGAGTGCGCACGGGGGCGGCGCGCACACCTCGGTGATGGCGCCGCTGCCCGACTACCCGGGCAGTGGGTTCGACGCCGGCGACCGGTCCGGCGCCGGCGCCGGCGCCGACGCTCCCGCCCGGCGCCCGCGTCGTGCCATGGCCTTGGCGCTCGGTGCGGCGGGCCTGGCGGTGGTGGGTCTGGTCGGGGCCCTGGCCTTCGCCAACTCCTCCTCCGGCAGCGCCGCCCCCACCAAGCAGAGCGCCCGTCCGCCGGCCTCCGCCACCTCCGTCGTCACCGCTCCGGTCGACCCCGCGACCCCGGCCGCCGCCCTGCCCGGCACGGCGACCGGCACCCCCGCCAAGCCGTCGCCGACGACCCCGGTCGCCGCGATCGGCGCGCTGCGCGCCGACATGGCCGCGGCCGCGCTGCCGAAGGACCGGCAGGTCCCGCTGCTGCACACGCTCGACGTCGCCTCGACGGCCGCAGCCGCGGGGCGGGCGCCGGAAGCCGTTCAGGCGCTGAAAGCGGCCCAGAAGCAGGTCCGCGACCTGGCGAAGAAGCACACGGTGGACGCGCAGACCTCCGCTTCCTGGCAGCACCGGCTCGACTCGATCATCACCTCGCTGAACGCCCAGGGCGGCGGCAGCGCGGCGGGCGGCAACGGGGGAAACGACGGGGGCGGCAACGGGGACGGCGGTGGTGACGGCAACGGCGACAACGGTGACAGCGCGAACAACTGACCGAACGTCAGATGGCTGACACGGTCGGCCCGGTGAAGGTGCGCCGCGAGGCGTCCTCCTGGGCCAGTCGCCGCAGGGTGGCGAGCAGCGCGTCGCCCAGCACCGTCCCGAGCACCGCGCCCTCCACCCGGCCGTCCGGGTCCGGGCGGCGGCCGACCAGGGCCAACTCGGCGGCGGCCAGCCGCTCGGCGGCCGTCGCGTACTCGTCGAGCAGGTCGAGCAGGTCGGGGTGGCCCAGCTCGTGCAGGGTGCGGATCAGCCGCGCGAGCGAGGTGCGGGCCGGAGCGTCCTCCCGCACCTGCCAACCGTGCGCCGCCACCCAGGCGTTCGCCGCGCCGACCGCCTCGCGCCAGGCGGGATCGTCTGTCTCGGCCGGTGCGGTGGCTTCCACCGCGTCGCCACGGGCCGGGGCGATGGCCCGCTGCGCGATGCCCAGGGTGGCGTGCAGCGAGACCTCGGGGGAGTCCAGCGCGCCGAGCACGTCGCGGGCGGCGGCGATGGAGAGCCCGCCGACGTCCAGCAGGGCGCGCACCAGCTTGAGCCGGCGCACATGCCGCTCGCCGTACTGCGCCTGGTTCGGACAGGTCAACTCGCCGGCCGGGAGCAGGCCCTCGCGCAGGTAGTACTTGATCGTGGGCACCGGGACCCCGGTGTGCCGGCTCAGCTCCCCGACGCGCACAGGCCGCTCTCCTCTCCCGCCCTGGAGCAGCGGTGATGCCGGTGAAGCACCACCCTAGGCGCCCCGCGGGTGCGGCAGCCAGACCTCTCCCGAACCTGACTGTCGGTCAGCTGTGGCACCATGCCCGCCGAGGGGTGCGCCGTCGGGCGGTGCACCGGGACGCGGACGAGGGTGGGCGCGATGGCGACGGTCGAGCAGGTCCGGGCGTTGGCGGCGGTGCTGCCGCGGACCGAGGAGCACCTGATCCGGGACCAGGTGAAGTTCCGCGTCGGCCGGCTCGTCTACCTGGCGCTGTCGCCGGACGAGACGCTGCTCGGCTTCGCCTGCCCGAAGGAGGAGCGGCCGATGCTGCTGGCCGCCGCCCCCGAGACCTTCCTGCCCCCGCTGCCCTCGGACGAGCGCTACAACTGGCTGCGCCTGCGGCTGGCCGTGGTGGAGGAGGCCGAACTCCGCGAG
Coding sequences within:
- a CDS encoding protein kinase, with amino-acid sequence MIGRALNGRYELVGTLGVGGMATVYHGMDRVLGRPVAVKVLNNALAEDPRFAERFSREAQHAAMLVHPRIAMVFDSGLDQDSPYIVMELVRGRSLGSVLAEQGALPVERAVGIAAAVCEALEVAHGAGLVHRDIKPANVMITDDGGVKVVDFGIARASAAGQQLTQTATVLGTAAYLSPEQATAAEVDGRADLYALGCVLTEMLTGQPPFIGDTPVGVAFKQVTEEPPPVSLRRPDVPPALDLVVARLLAKRPADRPADAGAARAELLAAVTVAGAVDRTAELLATSAPGADGDRTTVLPPMTAPLPEPPPLRVGGHGGGSGAGHGSAHGGGAHTSVMAPLPDYPGSGFDAGDRSGAGAGADAPARRPRRAMALALGAAGLAVVGLVGALAFANSSSGSAAPTKQSARPPASATSVVTAPVDPATPAAALPGTATGTPAKPSPTTPVAAIGALRADMAAAALPKDRQVPLLHTLDVASTAAAAGRAPEAVQALKAAQKQVRDLAKKHTVDAQTSASWQHRLDSIITSLNAQGGGSAAGGNGGNDGGGNGDGGGDGNGDNGDSANN
- a CDS encoding MerR family transcriptional regulator; translation: MRVGELSRHTGVPVPTIKYYLREGLLPAGELTCPNQAQYGERHVRRLKLVRALLDVGGLSIAAARDVLGALDSPEVSLHATLGIAQRAIAPARGDAVEATAPAETDDPAWREAVGAANAWVAAHGWQVREDAPARTSLARLIRTLHELGHPDLLDLLDEYATAAERLAAAELALVGRRPDPDGRVEGAVLGTVLGDALLATLRRLAQEDASRRTFTGPTVSAI